A single genomic interval of Terriglobus albidus harbors:
- a CDS encoding AMP-dependent synthetase/ligase gives MILDLCTLNDLFLRAASKGDTTVVLTQAADHSWHPISSAQLYARVRAFAKALESWGIKKGDRVALISENRWEWAVTDFAALAIGAVGVPLFPTLTAEQTTYMLNDSGARIAVVSTKDQYEKLASIHEKTPGIERVIVMDAGEFPGAESFSRLLADADKDLARDAAFDAKLAEAKPEDLATIVYTSGTTGEPKGVMLTHNNIAQNINYTVEFIDFNPSDSCISFLPLSHITARILDYEMYANGCVLAYVSRLDRLPPAMQTVKPTILVAVPRVFERIRHSAETKSLASPVKAKIFAWAIGQGTKHREAVLAGKTPASPLWKLANKLVFSKIKEAFGGRVRLYIAGGAPLGLDNANWFAAANIRILEGYGLTETSPVIGLNHPTYNRVGSIGKALTNIVVRFADDGELEVKGPSVFQGYWNKPEATKEVFTEDGFFKTGDIGHCDDDGFIFITDRKKELIKLSAGKFIAPSFVEGKLKASNLVGNVALLGDKRKFVSALISPNFANLALAAKQQGTELPSDRKAVLESPAVQSLYKAVIADVNSTLAPFEKIKKYRVVVDEWTPESGELTPSMKLKRRVINDKYKDVINDIYSVDAE, from the coding sequence ATGATCCTCGACCTCTGTACCTTAAACGACCTCTTCCTCCGCGCCGCCTCCAAGGGCGACACCACGGTTGTTCTTACCCAGGCAGCCGATCATTCGTGGCACCCTATCAGCTCCGCCCAGCTCTATGCCCGCGTACGCGCCTTTGCTAAGGCGCTGGAGTCGTGGGGTATCAAGAAGGGCGACCGCGTAGCTCTCATCAGTGAAAACCGTTGGGAGTGGGCGGTGACGGACTTTGCCGCGCTCGCCATTGGAGCAGTCGGCGTTCCGTTGTTCCCGACGCTGACCGCTGAGCAGACCACCTATATGCTCAACGATTCCGGAGCGCGGATCGCGGTCGTCTCCACGAAGGATCAGTATGAGAAATTGGCGTCGATTCACGAGAAGACCCCCGGCATTGAGAGGGTCATCGTAATGGACGCCGGGGAGTTTCCAGGCGCCGAAAGCTTTAGCCGCCTGCTGGCCGACGCGGACAAAGATCTGGCTCGTGATGCTGCTTTCGACGCCAAACTGGCCGAAGCAAAGCCTGAGGACCTCGCCACCATCGTCTACACCTCAGGTACGACAGGTGAGCCGAAAGGCGTGATGCTGACGCACAACAACATCGCCCAGAACATCAACTACACGGTCGAATTCATCGATTTCAATCCGTCCGACTCCTGTATCAGCTTCCTTCCGCTCTCGCACATCACTGCCCGCATCCTGGACTACGAGATGTACGCCAATGGCTGCGTACTGGCATACGTGTCTCGTCTGGACCGATTGCCACCTGCGATGCAGACGGTTAAGCCAACGATCCTGGTGGCCGTGCCACGTGTCTTTGAGCGCATCCGGCATTCGGCAGAGACCAAGTCGCTGGCCTCTCCGGTGAAGGCGAAGATCTTTGCCTGGGCCATCGGCCAAGGGACGAAGCACCGGGAGGCGGTGCTGGCGGGGAAGACACCCGCGAGCCCTCTCTGGAAGCTCGCCAACAAGCTGGTTTTTTCGAAGATCAAAGAGGCCTTCGGCGGACGTGTACGCCTGTATATCGCAGGTGGCGCTCCGCTTGGCCTGGACAATGCCAACTGGTTTGCCGCAGCGAATATCAGGATTTTGGAGGGGTATGGTCTGACGGAGACATCTCCGGTGATTGGACTGAACCACCCCACCTACAACCGCGTTGGCTCTATTGGCAAGGCACTTACCAATATTGTGGTGCGATTCGCCGACGATGGTGAACTGGAAGTGAAGGGGCCGTCGGTCTTCCAGGGCTACTGGAATAAGCCGGAGGCAACCAAAGAGGTCTTTACGGAAGACGGCTTCTTCAAGACCGGGGATATCGGCCACTGCGATGATGATGGGTTCATCTTTATCACCGACCGCAAGAAGGAACTCATCAAGCTCTCGGCTGGCAAATTCATTGCTCCGTCGTTCGTAGAAGGCAAGTTGAAGGCATCGAACCTGGTGGGCAACGTAGCCCTGTTGGGTGATAAGCGAAAGTTTGTCTCGGCGCTCATCTCGCCGAACTTTGCCAACCTGGCGCTGGCGGCCAAGCAGCAGGGAACGGAGCTTCCTTCCGACCGCAAGGCCGTGTTGGAAAGCCCGGCGGTGCAGTCGCTGTACAAGGCCGTAATTGCCGACGTGAACAGCACTCTGGCACCATTCGAGAAGATCAAGAAGTACCGTGTGGTTGTCGATGAGTGGACACCAGAGTCAGGGGAGCTGACGCCGAGCATGAAGCTCAAGCGGCGAGTGATCAACGACAAGTACAAGGACGTCATCAACGATATCTACTCTGTCGATGCAGAGTAA
- a CDS encoding HAD family acid phosphatase: MRFRTVLPLLLAASLLAQRPTQSDPLKPPACPGRSPFTHPTAQQLIETQQQAAHDPHYVLSTEPVPNFAQERYKLADYYDCVPGAGCYWADIDAQYDRAIAILEHATASRKQGERLAIVLDIDETTLSAYCEENREDFGYIGSMFNQWIVSPEASLPIPGTLRLVSKAQAAGIDIFFITGRPEEQREATARNLQTAGFHGWKQLYLREPGKYPSTIAYKSAQRAKIVAAGYRLILNIGDQYSDLFGEPQAETSVKLPNPFYYLP, encoded by the coding sequence ATGCGATTCCGCACCGTTCTGCCTCTTCTTTTGGCTGCCTCGCTGTTGGCACAGCGTCCTACGCAATCTGATCCACTGAAGCCTCCTGCCTGCCCGGGACGTAGTCCGTTTACCCATCCGACAGCGCAGCAGCTTATCGAGACGCAGCAACAGGCAGCGCACGATCCGCACTATGTTCTCTCCACGGAGCCGGTGCCGAACTTTGCGCAGGAGCGGTACAAACTCGCGGACTACTACGACTGTGTTCCCGGAGCGGGCTGCTACTGGGCCGATATCGATGCACAGTACGACCGTGCGATTGCGATCCTGGAGCATGCCACTGCATCGCGGAAGCAGGGAGAGAGACTCGCTATCGTTTTGGATATCGATGAGACAACCCTTTCGGCCTATTGCGAAGAGAATCGCGAGGACTTTGGCTACATCGGAAGCATGTTCAACCAGTGGATAGTCTCTCCGGAAGCCTCGCTGCCGATCCCGGGAACGCTGCGTCTGGTGTCAAAAGCGCAGGCCGCAGGTATCGATATTTTCTTCATTACCGGCCGTCCGGAAGAACAACGCGAGGCTACGGCTCGTAATCTGCAGACAGCGGGCTTCCATGGGTGGAAGCAGCTTTATCTGCGGGAACCGGGGAAGTATCCCTCAACGATCGCCTACAAATCAGCGCAGAGGGCGAAGATTGTGGCAGCCGGATATCGGCTGATCCTCAATATCGGAGATCAGTACAGCGATCTGTTCGGAGAGCCGCAGGCTGAGACGAGTGTAAAGCTGCCAAACCCGTTCTATTACCTGCCTTAG